The following coding sequences lie in one Notolabrus celidotus isolate fNotCel1 chromosome 20, fNotCel1.pri, whole genome shotgun sequence genomic window:
- the LOC117831902 gene encoding adhesion G protein-coupled receptor E1, giving the protein MAGRFSLLILALHISLPAVLSNDCDKGSSCNGSTSIDEDECDNEIKLCGNHSNCLNTIGSFHCSCHEGFISSLGNVTFKADSSAKCIDINECLTMKDRCGPNAKCENAIPHYHCTCHDGFISTNGTKSFGHGDTDTCEDIDECQGDEICDQNAICSNTPGSYQCVCKAGYGLKSGKSNYTENQEHCEDICEVDKTICGGGTCHQKADGHSCACHAGFTNYGNKGFYCTEINCDVFRDTSFLKEAFLVAHDLVVQLNQICLKLVESVNSTELDGEDLLKRLLSAIDEVLSSGSFKDNKKVSTFLNLVENILKLIGPFMKPPGTKRSSTHTELQLLLHKGAKLPQGAEVLSSKQAQLDIQMETAAGDPSSYPGFTTVSMLSYANLEDSAEGFFSGMKQKENKRFKINSKVVTVSVSNTNTTYLQEPVKLRLYHLEKQNEFNHTCVFWNPSEKGGTWSAQGCSVVESNPEYTVCSCNHLSSFAVLMALHDMKDRFELQLITWVGLSLSLICLFICILTFWLIRSIQSPRTTIHLHLCISLFIANLIFLAGISRTENQVGCAVVAGLLHFFFLAAFCWMCLEGIQLFRMVVLVFNTQFKSLYMMAAGYGVPAIIVTVSALVNAKGYGTKKHCWLNLDFIWSFFGPACFIIIINIFFFLITVWKLAQKFSSLNPDLDKLQKIKAFTITAVAQLCVLGTMWIFGCFQFEEGTIVMSYLFTIFGSLQGVMLFVMHCLFSKQVREEYRNILSKFCAPKKKSYSEFSSSQSSKAQASKSSHDTAECRI; this is encoded by the exons ATGGCCGGCAGGTTTAGCCTCCTGATTCTAG CCTTGCACATCTCCCTCCCTGCAGTCCTGTCCAATGACTGCGATAAAGGGTCTAGTTGCAATGGGAGTACAAGCATAG ATGAAGATGAATGTGACAATGAAATCAAACTATGTGGAAACCATTCAAACTGTTTGAACACAATAGGCAGCTTTCACTGCTCATGTCATGAGGGTTTCATCTCATCATTGGGCAATGTGACTTTCAAAGCTGATTCATCCGCAAAATGCATAG ATATCAATGAGTGTTTGACCATGAAAGACAGATGTGGACCAAATGCAAAGTGTGAAAATGCAATCCCGCATTATCACTGCACTTGTCATGATGGATTCATTTCTACAAACGGAACCAAAAGTTTTGGCCATGGCGACACAGATACATGTGAAG ATATTGATGAATGTCAAGGAGACGAAATTTGTGATCAAAATGCAATCTGCTCCAACACGCCTGGCAGTTATCAGTGTGTCTGTAAAGCTGGTTACGGACTCAAATCTGGCAAATCTAACTACACAGAGAATCAGGAGCATTGTGAAG ACATATGTGAGGTTGATAAGACAATCTGTGGAGGTGGGACCTGCCACCAAAAAGCTGATGGCCATTCCTGTGCATGCCATGCTGGGTTCACCAACTATGGAAACAAAGGGTTTTACTGCACTG aAATAAACTGTGATGTTTTCAGAGATACAAGCTTTCTGAAAGAG GCATTTCTTGTAGCACATGATCTGGTGGTGCAGTTGAATCAAATCTGTCTGAAACTTGTAGAGAGTGTGAATTCAACAGAGCTGGACGGAGAGGACTTACTTAAG AGACTGCTGTCTGCGATCGACGAGGTCTTGAGCAGTGGAAGCTTCAAGGATAACAAGAAAGTCTCCACCTTTCTGAACTTGGTGGAAAACATACTGAAGCTTataggaccttttatgaagccCCCAGGAACCAAAAgatcatccacacacacag agctgcagctgttgttgcatAAGGGGGCTAAATTACCCCAAGGAGCAGAGGTTTTGTCATCCAAGCAAGCTCAGCTGGACATCCAGATGGAAACAGCTGCTGGGGATCCTTCATCTTACCCGG GCTTTACAACAGTGTCTATGTTGAGCTATGCAAACCTGGAAGACTCTGCAGAAGGCTTCTTCAgtggaatgaaacaaaaagagaacaaaCGCTTTAAAATCAACTCTAAAGTCGTGACTGTTTCTGttagcaacacaaacacaacctatCTCCAAGAACCAGTCAAGTTAAGACTCTACCACCTGGAAAAG CAAAATGAATTCAACCATACATGTGTGTTCTGGAACCCCTCTGAAAAAGGAGGGACATGGTCTGCTCAGGGCTGCAGTGTGGTGGAGTCCAATCCTGAATACACTGTGTGCTCCTGCAACCATCTGAGCAGCTTTGCTGTGCTCATGGCGCTCCATGACATGAAG GACAGGTTTGAGTTGCAGCTAATCACATGGGTGGGTCTGTCTCTGTCACTTATCTGCCTGTTCATCTGTATCCTGACGTTCTGGTTGATCCGCTCAATCCAGAGCCCAAGAACCACCATCCACCTGCACCTCTGCATCAGCCTCTTCATTGCCAACCTTATCTTCCTCGCAGGCATCTCACGTACAGAGAACCAA GTTGGCTGCGCAGTGGTAGCAGGGTTGCTGCATTTCTTCTTCCTGGCTGCATTTTGCTGGATGTGCCTGGAGGGCATACAACTCTTCAGGATGGTAGTCCTGGTCTTTAACACCCAATTCAAATCCCTCTACATGATGGCTGCTGGTTATGGGGTCCCAGCTATAATCGTCACTGTCTCTGCATTAGTAAATGCCAAGGGATATGGTACAAAGAAGCA TTGTTGGTTGAACCTGGATTTCATTTGGAGTTTCTTTGGCCCTGCCTGTTTCATAATCATT ATAAACATATTCTTCTTTCTCATCACTGTGTGGAAGTTGGCGCAGAAGTTCTCCAGTTTAAACCCTGATCTGGACAAACTGCAGAAAATTAA GGCGTTCACCATCACTGCAGTGGCTCAGCTGTGTGTGCTGGGCACCATGTGGATCTTCGGATGTTTCCAGTTTGAGGAGGGCACAATTGTTATGTCCTACCTGTTCACCATCTTTGGCAGCCTGCAGGGGGTCATGCTCTTTGTCATGCACTGTCTCTTTTCTAAACAG GTGAGGGAGGAGTATCGAAACATCCTGTCCAAGTTCTGTGCACCCAAGAAGAAGAGCTACTCAGAGTTCAGTTCCTCCCAGTCCAGTAAAGCTCAG GCATCCAAAAGCTCACACGACACCGCGGAGTGTCGCATCTGA
- the ptger1c gene encoding prostaglandin E receptor 1c (subtype EP1): protein MKPIWIQHPFFKYLQTSMTLKMGTSSILMTLFSTSSTPSTFHQNMKINFSEQPGPWLNSSFRPPIKSSGLGMSCFTMTFGAISNLTALGILAKSRVRFRRRSKAPFLLLTVALLLADLGGHVIPGAFALYLHNQRFKMQAGKPTKEFCQIFGATMVFFGLCPLLLGCAMAVERCVAITQPFFHAAMVTLAHMVRVVFFLSSLALFLAVLPLFAVGTYTTQFPGTWCFLPIHGSKSKAETNLVMIFSFLGVTALALSLLCNVLSSIALLKARIKSHTVNTNPAAQRTRHSSSASSSSMFCSLDLEMMVQLAVITVVSCVCWGPFLIHILVMQFNQSPRASGHERDGFILLGLRMASWNQILDPWVYILLRRAVLYRVCCAFYTQRPTVTENSSYAETHRQAFSLQ from the exons ATGAAACCCATTTGGATCCAGCATCCCTtcttcaaatatttacaaacaTCG atGACACTGAAGATGGGGACATCATCTATActaatgactttattttcaacCTCCTCTACACCATCCACCTTTCATCAAAACATGAAGATCAACTTCTCCGAACAGCCAGGTCCCTGGCTAAACAGCAGCTTCCGGCCACCAATCAAATCTTCAGGTTTGGGGATGTCCTGCTTCACAATGACATTTGGAGCCATCTCTAACCTTACAGCTCTGGGAATCTTGGCTAAGTCCCGTGTCCGGTTCCGCCGCCGATCCAAAGCACCGTTTCTGCTGTTAACAGTGGCACTGCTTTTGGCTGACCTAGGGGGTCATGTGATCCCAGGGGCCTTTGCTTTGTATCTTCACAATCAGAGGTTTAAAATGCAGGCAGGGAAACCCACCAAGGAATTTTGTCAGATTTTTGGGGCAACTATGGTGTTTTTTGGCTTATGTCCTTTGCTGTTGGGATGTGCTATGGCAGTGGAGCGCTGTGTGGCCATCACCCAGCCCTTTTTTCATGCTGCTATGGTCACATTGGCTCACATGGTGCGAGTTGTgttctttctgtcctctcttgCACTTTTCTTAGCAGTTCTACCTTTATTTGCTGTGGGGACTTACACTACACAGTTTCCGGGAACATGGTGTTTCTTGCCCATCCATGGATCCAAGTCTAAAGCTGAAACAAATCTGGTCATGATATTTTCCTTTCTGGGCGTCACTGCACTCGCTCTGTCCCTTCTATGTAACGTATTGAGCAGTATTGCTTTGCTGAAAGCCAGAATAAAGTCCCACACTGTTAATACAAACCCAGCAGCTCAACGAACTCGTCACTCATCATCTGCATCATCTTCATCTATGTTTTGTTCGTTGGACTTGGAGATGATGGTGCAACTGGCAGTGATCACAGTGGTTTCCTGTGTATGCTGGGGCCCTTTTCTT ATCCACATTCTTGTGATGCAATTCAACCAAAGCCCCAGAGCCTCAGGACACGAAAGGGATGGGTTTATTCTACTGGGCTTGCGCATGGCCTCGTGGAATCAGATACTGGACCCTTGGGTGTACATCCTGCTGAGGAGAgcagtgctttacagagtttgCTGTGCTTTCTACACACAGAGACCCACAGTGACAGAAAATAGCTCCtatgcagagacacacaggcagGCTTTCAGTCTGCAATGA